Proteins from one Ricinus communis isolate WT05 ecotype wild-type chromosome 9, ASM1957865v1, whole genome shotgun sequence genomic window:
- the LOC8288268 gene encoding uncharacterized protein LOC8288268 — protein MAQLSRVAAIFLIIALACHFPSFEARKLSVMDLDLSVSSHESGDLSKIGRFLKSVPTPGAGHYQVLQAVPSNGIGNYLVLQSSPRPGVGHAIGHNSEVQYLPSPEIGNGRVLAQSVPSPGTGN, from the coding sequence ATGGCCCAGTTAAGCAGAGTTGCTGcaatctttcttattattgcATTAGCATGCCATTTTCCATCTTTTGAGGCAAGAAAACTCTCAGTAATGGATTTGGATTTAAGTGTTTCTAGTCATGAAAGTGGAGATCTTTCCAAGATTGGTCGGTTCCTGAAGTCAGTTCCAACACCCGGAGCTGGCCATTATCAAGTTTTACAGGCAGTTCCAAGCAATGGAATTGGCAATTATCTAGTACTGCAGTCGTCTCCAAGGCCAGGAGTTGGTCATGCAATTGGACATAATAGTGAGGTGCAGTATCTTCCAAGCCCCGAAATTGGCAATGGTCGAGTTTTAGCTCAGTCAGTTCCGAGTCCTGGAACTGGCAATTAA